Genomic DNA from Salinibacterium sp. NK8237:
AATCACGAGCTTTGTCATTTTCTGGAGCGTCGACGGCGACTCCTACCGCGAAGTGTTGTCGTGGCTGCTCGGCTCCCTCAGCGGAGCACGCTGGCCCGCCGTCGGCATCACCATCGCCGCCATCATCGTGATCGGAATCCCCGTGATGCTCACGGGACGACTGCTCGACTCCTTTGCCTTCGGCGACGTGCAGGCAGCGTCGCTCGGGGTGAACGTCAGCGCGACCCGCTGGGGACTGCTGGCGGCATCCGCCCTCGTCACCGGCGCCATGGTCTCGGTGAGCGGATCGATCGGGTTCGTCGGGCTCATCCTGCCGCATGCCGTTCGACTGCTCGTCGGGCCTGGGAACCGCGCCCTGCTCCCCCTCAGCGCTCTCCTCGGCGCCGTCTTTCTCGTCTGGGCCGACACTCTTGCGCGCACACTCTTTGACCCGCGAGAGATTCCCGTCGGCATCGTCACTGCCATGATCGGTGCCCCCATTTTCGCGTTCCTGCTCACTCGGCGAAAGAGTTCAACATGAGTGACGACACCGGCCTGGTCGCCGAACGCATC
This window encodes:
- a CDS encoding putative F420-0 ABC transporter permease subunit; translated protein: MAKVSPLTFGTALGIALLVSITIAVTIGPADIRFDEVWRSIGSHLGIGVSPLTELRDGIVWQLRLPRVLTAAAVGAGLALSGAVMQAITRNPLADPYLLGLSSGAALGAVSVIVLGAAVLLPLAAFVGALLALTLTLLLAGSLGAITPSRTVLAGIAVSALASAITSFVIFWSVDGDSYREVLSWLLGSLSGARWPAVGITIAAIIVIGIPVMLTGRLLDSFAFGDVQAASLGVNVSATRWGLLAASALVTGAMVSVSGSIGFVGLILPHAVRLLVGPGNRALLPLSALLGAVFLVWADTLARTLFDPREIPVGIVTAMIGAPIFAFLLTRRKSST